CCACTGAAGTGGTTCCGTCTCCCACTTCGGCATCCTGTGATCGCGCAATATCGGTGAGTACTCGTGCGGCTGGGTGGACGATATCGAGGAGTTTCATGACTGTTGCGCCGTCGTTCGTGATTGTCTgcttgccattctcgtcgaCCAGCAACAGATCACCGCCATATGGACCCAATGTGCTCTTGATGGTCGACTGTACTGCCAGACATGCGTTGATGTTGGAGATAATCTGTCCTCGTCCTTGGGATTGGTCCGTTCCTGGAAACTGTCAGTCCTCTGTTGTACATTCTGCGCTTTCTGCCTGTGACATACCCTCTTTCAGGACGATGATGGTCGGCGTCTGCCCGCCGAAGGACATTTTGGGCGATTCTCCTCAAGCGTACTCCCAATGACAATCCGTATTCGTGCGTCTCGAAGGTGTCGTGGGTCTCGTGGGCGGATGGGTGGGACGGGCAACTGCGGCGATATGTTTCTTCGAGCTTCAGAAAATCGCGGTCCTCGCGTCGAACAAGCTCCGCGAAATATGCTGCCTCAGGCACCAACGGCCCTTGACAACATCTTCCGCGACGCCCATCGCCGAGGAATCACTCAGTTCCCATTCACATGCATCTCCTCATGCGTCCACTCCCGGCCATCGACCTAGCGAAGATCTGACTCTTCACCGGCAGCAACTATGCGATCCGGCGTATTTGCCCTGCCAACAGGTTCAGCCATGCTCGTCCTGCAATTGACGTCAGATAGGCCAAGATGATCGCCGTAGAGCAGAATCCGCCTGTTGTGTGACTGCAGCTCTATTCTGCCGCCATGAAAGGTAGTATATTAGCCTGGTACCTATCGCTGAAGCTGAGGCTTCTCCTTGACGCTCTCACCAATATCATGCGAGCGTCTGCATTGCCCGTAGCCCTCCTGGGCACCACAGCCCTCGCCACAGAGCCCGTAGTCAAAGTTCTGAATGGCTCATATTCCGGCATATACCTTCCACAGTACCAACAAGACATCTTTCTCGGCATACCATACGCCCAAGACACAGGAGGTCAGAATAGGTTCCTTGTACCTCAAACACTGAACGAAACATGGCAAGACGTTCGCCCGGCCACATCCTACAGCCATGCCTGTCCCAGCTACGATCCCAACGATGCCATCTACGGCATGAGTGAGAACTGCCTGAGCATCAATATCGTTCGCCCTCATGGCATACCTGAAGATCAAAACTTACCAGTCATGCTCTGGATTCACGGAGGAAGTTATCAAGTCGGTACGACAGGACGTCCTGATTACAATCTCACCTTCATCGTGGAGAAGTCAATTCAGATCGGCAAACCAATTATTGGAGCTTCCATCAATTATCGAAAAGGCGGCTGGGGAAACCAGTACAGCATCGAAATTCAAGGCTCGGGAAACGCGAATCTCGCGCTTCGGGACATGCGCAAAGGCCTCAGCTGGATCTCTGAGAATATTGCCGCTTTTGGAGGCAACAAGGACTCTGTCACGATATGGGGCGAGAGCTCTGGCTCCTTCGCTGTAGGTCAGCTCCTGCTCAGTTATGGTGGCAAGACCGATGGCCTATTCCATCGCTCGATACAAGAATCGGGTTCCGCTACAACTGCTTGGTATAATGGAACTGATTGGTATCAACCGATCTACAATGATCTCGTGGACAACACGAATTGCACTGATGCGCCTGATACATTGGCTTGCTTGCGAACTTTGGAATACGATAAGATCTTTCCCTTTCTGAACAACTCCAATGTCGCAGGTCCTGGCTGGTATCCCACTGTGGATGGTGATGTGATTCCTAACTTCCCAACAATCTTGCTTGAGGAGGGGCGCTTTGCCCACGTTCCACACTTATACGGAAGCACTTCAGATGAAGGTACCGATAACGTGTAAGTCGCTGTTTCCTCTTTCCTAATCTCCGAGGACCGTCTGAGGGCAAAAATGTTGTGCGGCGATGGCAAACCGAGCTCCCACTAATCTCGACCAGTATTCCTGGCATCGACACAGACGAAGAACTCCGCTACCACCTCCTGTACAACACAGGCTTCCAATTTCCCAACTCCACAGTCTCCCGAATCCTAGACCTGTACCCAGACGATCCAACTCAAGGCGTGCCCATCAACACCGGCACCGAACGTTTCGCGGAGTACGGCCAACAATACAAACGCGCCGCCGCCATAATCGGCGACGTCTTCTATCACGCTCCTCGTTTGTCCGATGCCCAATACTATGCTCAGCACTCTCCCACCTACATTTACCGTTTCAATACCCGTCCCTGGCTCAAGAGCACCGGCACGTTGGCTCTACCGCATAAAGGCGTCCAGCACTTCAGCGAAGTGGCTTTCGTGTTCAATAATCCAGATTTCGTAGGCCCCTACCCGGAATATCAGGCGCTAAGTGAGCAGATCAGCGCGCAGTGGATCAATTTTGCGTGGTGTGGACATCCGAATGGAGAGGGGTTGCCGCATTGGCCATTGTATAATGAAAGTCAGGCGGGACAGAATTTGGTCTTGCAGAGTGAGTCTCAAGGCGGGAATTATGTGGAGGAAGATACATATCGGCTAGAAGGTCGGGAGTATTTGACAAAGTGGGCAAGGAGAAGACATGTGTGATGGGGatttctcttcttgctttTAAAGCAGTCTGTCATCTGCTTGATCAAAGGTTGATCATGAGACCAACATTGAGCTCATCACTCGTATCAACCATTTCTACAAAACTTCTCATTTGTCCTCCTCGCCGTTCACTCCAAAGCTCTCCTCATCGCCTCCCAACCTTCTTTCTCCCAGGGCGCCAAGAACATCGCTCGCTGTGCATCTCCCACAGTCCCTGTTCCAGCAAAAGCTTGAGCCAAACCACCCGCCTCTAGCTCTCCGTATGGCGGCACAGCCTGCATAGCTGTCTTTAAAGCCATCTGTGCAGCATGGTCTTCTCCAGACAAAGCAGCAAGTTGCGACCAAGCTTGGGAATCATCAGGTTTGAGCAGAATAGCTGTCTGGGCCTCGGTCACAAGTGCCTCTTCTGAGTTCTGCCCTCCAAACAGACCAGCGATGGCGGCCAGCAAAGATTCAATGCCTTGTAAATCTTTGCTGGTACTTGAAACACCTTCTTTCGTGCGGAGGTGTAGTAAATCATCTCGCACAGCATTCGCCGTGTCAGTATCGTTATCAAGCGCAGCTATGGCACCGAGGAGTGTAATGACTCCGATGTGTTCGGGATGACGCTCCGCCGCATCGAAGAGCTGCTGGCGCGCAACGTCTTTTTCATCTTGTCCGCCTTGCGCCCAGAGGACTTGGACGAGAGAGCAGACGACGTCTGGGTCGTTTTCGCTTTCTAGGAGAGCGGCTTTGAACATCGTAACGCTTTCAGGCATGTCTTTGAGGTAGTACTGTGCAAGACCTGCTGTCAAGTGGCAAGAGAGTCGCAATTTGCGCCTGGCCTCTGCATCGAGGCCGCTGCTATCGGCATCGGAGGAGAGGTCGAGGGCTGTTGCGGCGTTCTCTGCTGCATTGGAAAAGTCTGAAGTGGCTAATTGATTCCTTGAAAGATCGGATTTCGCGAGCGCGTATCGTGCCAGTGCCGAGAGTGATTCACTGGCTTCATAGTCTGCTTCTGCGGTATCGCTGAGTTCTGTCAATGTCTCGATGGCGGCAACGTGGTTACTAACTCGTTCCAGGAACAAAGTTGCGAGATGACGGTAAGGGAGGTCCTTAGGAGCTTGGTTCCGTAGCTGCTCGAGTGCGAAAATGGGCTGTATGATTTTTGTGAGGTCGTTCGACGCACCCTCTGCTGAGAGCAGGTAGTCGAAGCTGGACACAGAATACTGGCGCTTAGTGATGAGCGAAGCTGAATCTGAGATCTCGGCAGCGTGTGTGAAGTGGTTCAATGCTTCTTTTGTGTTGCCGGTCATGAGAGCAATGATTCCCTCGCCGACCCATGCGTGAGCATACTCCGGATCAGTACTCTGTGCTCGGCCGAATGATTGATGAGCGAGTTCAATGTCATTCTGTAGCAGATACAGAACTCCCAGATTCGCCCACACTTTGGCGTTGAGCTCATTAAGGTGGAGAGATCGCACGAACGAGTGCTGTGCTACCTTTGGATTCAGTGTTGTAGTGACCACACCAAGGGCATTCCACAGTTCGGGGTTCCCGGCCTCAAGCTCGATGGCGCGTTTGAAACACCTGACAGCGGTGGTCAGGTAGCGCTTCGCGGCCTTTGCAGCACTGCTGGCATGAGCTCGCTGCTCCGCCCAGCCCAGGTTGTACCAAGCCACTGCCTGGGCGTGTACATCGTGAGATGCCGAGCGAACTGCTCTCTTGTATGCCAAAATCGCTGCTACGAGAGGCTCCGGAGGCGATGCCGGGTCATTTGTGCCGTCGGTATCGAGCGAACCCAGAGACACCAGATCAACGTCGGCAAGAACTTCAAACATGCTTTGCTCAGCAGATGTGTTGAGCAATTCCTGCACTTCGGCCGAGGGGAAGTCGTTGATGCTGTTTTGTACCCAAGTAAAGATTGAGCATGCATCTCCCACCGACTTCCACATGTTGAAGGCCTGCGGTGAAATCTTGCCCACTCTCACGGCCGTTTCAACAGCACTGATGGCGCAACGCACTGCTTGGCCGAAGAGACCCGTTTCTACACATCTCCATGCATGCTCAGTGTAGCATTGAAGCAAAGACATGAGCACACCAAATTCTGAGGGGCGTTCCTCCAGCACACTCTTCAGCCCagattctgcttcttcaaacTCTCCAAGTTCTCTGTGAACATTGGCCAGCATGTATCGGGCGAACCATGTCTCTCCATTGATTTTGAGCTTCGTGTCATCATGCGGATCGAGTGCATACGTGAAGGTCCTCAACGCGGAGTTGTATCTGCCGGAGTTGTGGTAACTTTCACCCAGTCCGACATAGGACTGGTAATCGTCGGGACTAATTCGTAGCGCAGCGAGGAAAGATACGATAGCTTGCTGGTATTCTTGCTTGTTCATTTGCACGACACCAAGTGCAGAATACGGCCAGCtgatgcccttcttcttcgaccctGGCGGCGGCCGTGCCTTCCCTGAGTCAACGACGCGCTGTGCAACCACCTCCACGATATCCCAATCTCCTTGGTCGGCGAACAGTTGTGCCAGTCGTTCCGcggcttcgacttctcccGCAAAGAGCTCGAATGCCTTCTGGAAGCACTGGCGGGCACGTTTCCTATCTTTGGCATAATCGTTGTAATATATGCCGAGCTTTGTGTACGCAGGCGCGAAGTTGACATTCGTCTTGATCGCGGACAGAAAACGGCTGTAGCCACGATTACGGTCCTTGCGTGCAGCTTTGGATGTGTCCGACTCCCAAAGACAAACGCCAATCCGATATATTGTCAGTGCACGGAGGTCTCTTGTTCGCGGGTCATCAGCCCTCATCATCTGCAGGAAGTCCTCAAGTTCCTTGAGCGCCTGTGCATAGTCGCTGCTTAGTGCCCTACACCAAGCAAGTTCCGTACCCACGCGCACGTTGCCCTTGTCTTCTTCAAGAGCTCGCAAAAAGAAATTGATGGCATCCTGGTAGTCCTCGGTCTCCTCAAGAATCAGGCCCAGACCAATGAGTGCTGAAGTGAACTTGGGCTTCCGTTGAAGAATGTCCTCGAACAGTCGCTTTGCCTCCGGATGATTTCGTGGCGCTTGATGATGAACAAGAGAGGTCCCGAGCACAGCATTGAGAGCGTCGCGTGTGTTTTGCAAACCAAGACCAAGCTTATTGCTCTCAATCTGAGCGACCTTAAGCCCGTTCCTGGCTGTATCCGCAGCACTTGCATGCTCCTCCAAATGCAGGTAATAGTCACCCACAAGTCGGTGCGCGAAAGGCGATTGCTCGGCATCTGATAGACCCTCCGTGAACAGCAAAAGTCGATCTTCAGGAGCGATCTCTTTCACAGGTTCGTCTCCTTCGGCTTTTGGTGCCGGTGGAAATGGCGAAAGTTCACTCGTCAACCATCCTTCGAAAATTCGTGCGAGTCCAGATTTCTCGAAGAGTGCAACATATTCGCGCAATATACCCGCATCCAGGTCTTTCAGATCATCCATGTCTCGCGATTCGAGCACCAGATCCCAAGCAAGGCGAAAAGGATGATGTATGATGACCATGCCCTCTGCGAGCGTCAAGACCTGGTCAAGCTTGGCGGCTTTCTGGTCGAGTGGCAGCACAACGAGCGTATCATACGCACGCTGTAGCAACTTTTCTTCGTATTCCCGCCGGACCTCATCGTCAGTTGACCAGTTTATCAGTTGCTGGTACAGGTTTTCAAGATCGCTGTTTGTGAAGACTTCTCGCTTCACTTCAACAGTGACTTGACCAACTTTTGCGCCTATTCGTGTCCGGCGTTCGTTAATCTCCTTCTTGATGCGTTCTGCCTCTTCCGTCTCGGTGATTTCGATGAGCCGCGTCAGCGTGTGCGAAGCACGAGGTATACGTCCCTCCAAAGCATCGTAAATTGAGCTTCCTGGCAGCATCACCTCAAGCACTTTTTTGTTATGTGCTGAAGTGCCATACTGCTTGGTAAAAGCCGTGAGCTCATCCACAGTCGACTGTGCCCGGTTGATGTCATCGGAATTGATGAAATGCTCCGCAACCTTGACTGCTGCTTCGCGATAATCGTCTACCTTTTTTGAGCCTTGAGCTTTGTAGACACTCACGAGCCCTTGCCACGCCTGGGAATCGTCTGGCTTTGCCTTGGCAGCTGAGTGGTATATGCTCGCGGCCTCATCATATTTGCCCTGCTTCTCGAGGGCTCGACCCAAGAAGAGCCGTGCAAAGTGGTTTTGAGGATCCGAACAAAGCACCGAGTTTGCGTGCTCGATTGCCAGGTCATACTGCTTGTTGTCGAGCGCAAGTTTTGCTGCTTTGAGCGCAGCCTTGGCCAACATGATCCGTCATTGAGCTCCGGTCAGCAGGTGTCCTCAATATTTTGTCTGTAATCTGCGTATGTTCAGCGGCTCGGCGTCTTCTGGAAGTTGGCGTTTGATGTTGCATTTCTGGTAGCAACTCGACTGTTGTGCGCGTCACTGTGAAATCCACGGCCGAAGTTTCCCCGATCTGAAACGCGACTTCCAGCAACACGCGCTCATCAAACTCCACTTCATCAACGCAGCTCATCCCAAGAACATGGACGCAGAGTGGACCGCATCGGCACTCTTCTCGCCATCGAAAGCCAGAGTacagcaagcacaagcaaAGGACTGGGCCGCCGTCGAAGCCTGGCTCGTCAAGAAATACGGTTCTCGCGTGCCCCCTTTCGAGAGAAATGAAGACACCCTGCAAGCCCTTCTCACCCTGGCCAATCTGAACGAGAGTGCGGACGAGCAGCGAAGTCAAGCTGAGCGCATCGAAAAGGCGGCACATTCAAGTCTCACTCGCAAACAAGGTAGTCTTCACGATGAGATTATGCAAGTATTGCAAGCCGAGCTGGCAAATGAAACCCAATTAGACACGCTTGCCGAAGTAGCGGTAGCACTGGACTGCCCGCACATCAACGTCCAAGAGATTGCGCGTGAAATCATCACGTTGAACACTACCGAGTTCGAGATGAAGCAGCAGCTTGCACGAGTGCAACAGCAATTGGCCAATATGAAGCAGGAAACCAAGCGAATGCGGACCTTGCTCGACGAATTATCTGGTCCTGATTTTGAAGCACCTGCTGATGTGGTGGACAACGCAACAGAGTGGGCAAGAACCACCAAGACTCTCAAAGCCAAGATCGCGGAGTATGACGAGCGACTGAGTGCTACCCGGCCACCTTCTTCGTCGACAAGTCTGGAACACATATATCACAAATCAAatgagctggagaagcagaagtcaCGACTGCGTGAACTCGAGAACGAGCTGAAGGAGTTTAGGGAGCTACCTTCAGACGCGCGGTCTTCCCGCAACAggcttgaagaagctcgTGAGCAGCTTAGGCAGCTCACTGCAAAGCGAGATCTTCTCTTCGAAAACCTTGCCGAGAGGTGAATGATCGGTAGACAGGTCGACTCGCATAGCGCTGCATCCGATCTTCTGCTCTCCCCAATTCCGATCATCTTCACGCGAGCTTCGCCGCAAATTCAAGAATGTCCTTGCCGACCTGCTCAGGAACCTCAATACAATGCCAATGTCCCACCTTGCTATACACTTTGAGCTCCTTCTGCTTGCTGCCAAGGTTATCGTGGATGAACTGACAACCAGCCAATGGTGCGGACTGGTCCTCCTCGCCTGCCAGGATAACGACAGGCGTAGTCATGGAAGAGAATCCGGGATCCTTCATGTTGATGATAGCTTCACAGTGCATCGCGTACGACTTGGGTTCTTGGCCAAGGATGAGTTCGCGAATGAAAGCTCGCTGGAGAGGCGTGCTGTTTGAGCCCGTGGCAGCCTTCGGAACAGTGTTTGCTAATGGCTCCATGCCATCTTCGGATTATCAGCACGTTGTTCTAGCAGAGATCGATCTTGACTCTCAAATGCGTACCTTTAGTGACAGTCTCGATCCTCGCAGTAAACATCTCTGCTTTGATAGAGGATGGGTTTACAGGTCCGATCGCGACAACGCCGACGACTCTGTCTGGATGCCGCGCCGCAACAGTCAGTGCCATTGGTCCGCCCATGGAATGTCCAGCCACGATAGCTTTTGGAATCTTAAGATGGTCCATCAAGCTTATCACGTCTTCCGCCATATCCACCAAGCTCAATTTCTCTCCTTTCGACTTCGATTCCGCCGCTCCATATGTGGTGAGCGCGACGACTCTGTGACCTTCCAGGTACGGCACGACTGGCATGTAATAATTCTGCGAGCTTCCCAATCCGTGTATGCAGACAATCGGTAGCTTGTCTTCTTGCACGTTGTACCCTACCTGCCCGCTTTCGACATACTGGATAGCATGGCCATTGACTGTGGCGAATGGCATTTTGCTCCGCTTATCTTCTTGGTCAATATCTTGATGTCTGGGCAGGTCACAGGAGATTGGGACTGAAATTGTCACAGAGAATGAAGCAGATGCAAAGCTCTTGCCATTGATTCAACAACCAACACCACGGGCCGGTACCTTTGCACACTCACAGCTTTGAGCCGGCTTGGCATTGATGACGTCTATCCGAACCGATCCTTGCAGCCTGTACAAAAGCGACACCCTTCGAGTGCAGGAAGGCAGCCTCTGTGATGTCTGTTCGCAAACATCTTAAGCACTAGAAGACGGGTCATCACATACCGCCCTCaggctcgaatatactacacACAGACAGATGCGATGACGAAAGCGGCAACCCGACGGATCTAGCAACCGCCAGGTATGGCATCCCATTCCGATGCGCTGCACATATGCATGTCAATTCTTCGGCGGATGCGAGTTGGCGGATCTCTGGCAAGCCCTGGTGTATGACTACCATAGGTAGCTATGCAGTGCTTTCTACCCGCGCACAAGTGAAGTGATCAATAACAAGCTCGCCTGACTTTCTCCCAAGCACAAATCTTGCATTGGAGCGAAGCAACTAATAGAAATATAACCATGCTACATGCATGCATGTACTTGGTACCAATATCCGTCGTGCATCGTCATCAAAAAGCACTCCAAAGTCGTGACAGCTCTTCTGCATGCAAATGGGGCACACTTCTCCGCACGCTCTTCTCCGCGAAACCCCATATTGATCTGCATGATCGCGTGGCGGGCATGCAACATGGCTTCCCACGAGCGGGCAAGATCTACACAGAGTGGAAACACCAGAGCGGCAACAAGGCAAGTCTTCCGCAATGACCATCTTTCTGCCAGATTCCTTTCACgccacttctgctcctcATATGCCACTTGTATCACTCACATCAATGTGTTGAGTTCTGATCTTCACTCTCCCAACAAGCACTTGCGAATTACACGCTAAAGCCGAACATAATGGCTGGGACCGAAAAAGAGGAGCATGGAGCAATCCATGCCGAAGATGCTATCGAAACTGCAGCGGTAATGGACATGGCCTGTCACAAACAGATTCTCCGAGCTAACAAATCAGCAGGGCCCGGAAGAAGATCCTATCAAACACATACCGTTCGTTGAAGACAAGCAACGAGCACGAAAGCTCGTCCGTCGCATGGACCTCCACATCTTACCGCTTTGCGCTTGGGTCTACCTTCTCAACTATCTCGACAGAGGCAACATCGGCAATTCCAAAGTACTGAACCAAGAGACTGGCGACTCTCTCTTGCAAGCTACGAATATGACTAACACAAATTACGCCGTGGCGGTTTCGCTCTTTTCGCTCGCATACGCATTGTTCGAAGTACCCAGCAATTGGATCATGAAGAGATATGTTCGTCCGAGCGTTTGGCTTGCGACATTGCTTGGAGCGTGGGGTGTGTTTACTATCGGTTTCGCTGGAGTGCAGAACTACGCGACTGTAGTAGTTCTGAGGTTTTTCATTGGTGTCTTCGAAGCTGTAAGCATTTTCGTCCCGACACTTCAATATATTGAAGCTGACAATATACGCAGGGCTTCTTTCCAGGTATCGTTTACCTCATCACATTCTGGTATCCTGTCGAAGAACGCAGCGTGCGAATTGCTTTCGTCCTCGCATCAGCGACTGCTGCCGGAGCCTTTGGCGGATGCATAGCCTACGGTGTGGGAAATATGAACAACACAGCAGGACTCGAAGGTTTCCGATGGTTGTTCATCATCGAAGGCATCATTACCGTCATTATGGTCATTCCCGTCCTACT
This genomic interval from Cercospora beticola chromosome 7, complete sequence contains the following:
- a CDS encoding uncharacterized protein (BUSCO:EOG09260779), with protein sequence MLAKAALKAAKLALDNKQYDLAIEHANSVLCSDPQNHFARLFLGRALEKQGKYDEAASIYHSAAKAKPDDSQAWQGLVSVYKAQGSKKVDDYREAAVKVAEHFINSDDINRAQSTVDELTAFTKQYGTSAHNKKVLEVMLPGSSIYDALEGRIPRASHTLTRLIEITETEEAERIKKEINERRTRIGAKVGQVTVEVKREVFTNSDLENLYQQLINWSTDDEVRREYEEKLLQRAYDTLVVLPLDQKAAKLDQVLTLAEGMVIIHHPFRLAWDLVLESRDMDDLKDLDAGILREYVALFEKSGLARIFEGWLTSELSPFPPAPKAEGDEPVKEIAPEDRLLLFTEGLSDAEQSPFAHRLVGDYYLHLEEHASAADTARNGLKVAQIESNKLGLGLQNTRDALNAVLGTSLVHHQAPRNHPEAKRLFEDILQRKPKFTSALIGLGLILEETEDYQDAINFFLRALEEDKGNVRVGTELAWCRALSSDYAQALKELEDFLQMMRADDPRTRDLRALTIYRIGVCLWESDTSKAARKDRNRGYSRFLSAIKTNVNFAPAYTKLGIYYNDYAKDRKRARQCFQKAFELFAGEVEAAERLAQLFADQGDWDIVEVVAQRVVDSGKARPPPGSKKKGISWPYSALGVVQMNKQEYQQAIVSFLAALRISPDDYQSYVGLGESYHNSGRYNSALRTFTYALDPHDDTKLKINGETWFARYMLANVHRELGEFEEAESGLKSVLEERPSEFGVLMSLLQCYTEHAWRCVETGLFGQAVRCAISAVETAVRVGKISPQAFNMWKSVGDACSIFTWVQNSINDFPSAEVQELLNTSAEQSMFEVLADVDLVSLGSLDTDGTNDPASPPEPLVAAILAYKRAVRSASHDVHAQAVAWYNLGWAEQRAHASSAAKAAKRYLTTAVRCFKRAIELEAGNPELWNALGVVTTTLNPKVAQHSFVRSLHLNELNAKVWANLGVLYLLQNDIELAHQSFGRAQSTDPEYAHAWVGEGIIALMTGNTKEALNHFTHAAEISDSASLITKRQYSVSSFDYLLSAEGASNDLTKIIQPIFALEQLRNQAPKDLPYRHLATLFLERVSNHVAAIETLTELSDTAEADYEASESLSALARYALAKSDLSRNQLATSDFSNAAENAATALDLSSDADSSGLDAEARRKLRLSCHLTAGLAQYYLKDMPESVTMFKAALLESENDPDVVCSLVQVLWAQGGQDEKDVARQQLFDAAERHPEHIGVITLLGAIAALDNDTDTANAVRDDLLHLRTKEGVSSTSKDLQGIESLLAAIAGLFGGQNSEEALVTEAQTAILLKPDDSQAWSQLAALSGEDHAAQMALKTAMQAVPPYGELEAGGLAQAFAGTGTVGDAQRAMFLAPWEKEGWEAMRRALE
- a CDS encoding uncharacterized protein (MEROPS:MER0036114), with translation MPFATVNGHAIQYVESGQVGYNVQEDKLPIVCIHGLGSSQNYYMPVVPYLEGHRVVALTTYGAAESKSKGEKLSLVDMAEDVISLMDHLKIPKAIVAGHSMGGPMALTVAARHPDRVVGVVAIGPVNPSSIKAEMFTARIETVTKDGMEPLANTVPKAATGSNSTPLQRAFIRELILGQEPKSYAMHCEAIINMKDPGFSSMTTPVVILAGEEDQSAPLAGCQFIHDNLGSKQKELKVYSKVGHWHCIEVPEQVGKDILEFAAKLA
- a CDS encoding uncharacterized protein (MEROPS:MER0034745), yielding MKGSILAWYLSLKLRLLLDALTNIMRASALPVALLGTTALATEPVVKVLNGSYSGIYLPQYQQDIFLGIPYAQDTGGQNRFLVPQTLNETWQDVRPATSYSHACPSYDPNDAIYGMSENCLSINIVRPHGIPEDQNLPVMLWIHGGSYQVGTTGRPDYNLTFIVEKSIQIGKPIIGASINYRKGGWGNQYSIEIQGSGNANLALRDMRKGLSWISENIAAFGGNKDSVTIWGESSGSFAVGQLLLSYGGKTDGLFHRSIQESGSATTAWYNGTDWYQPIYNDLVDNTNCTDAPDTLACLRTLEYDKIFPFLNNSNVAGPGWYPTVDGDVIPNFPTILLEEGRFAHVPHLYGSTSDEGTDNVIPGIDTDEELRYHLLYNTGFQFPNSTVSRILDLYPDDPTQGVPINTGTERFAEYGQQYKRAAAIIGDVFYHAPRLSDAQYYAQHSPTYIYRFNTRPWLKSTGTLALPHKGVQHFSEVAFVFNNPDFVGPYPEYQALSEQISAQWINFAWCGHPNGEGLPHWPLYNESQAGQNLVLQSESQGGNYVEEDTYRLEGREYLTKWARRRHV